The nucleotide window GCACGATGTCGAGATGCCCATCGCCGAGGGTGTGGTGCGCGTCGTCCACGATGGGCTCGATCCCTCCCTGATGGTCAAGGAGCTGATGAGCCGCGACGCCAAGCCGGAGATGTACGGCCTCGACGCCTGACGGCGGGGACGAGCGAACACCCGTCGGTCGGCCGGAGGCGGCGTCCGGCCTGCACCGGTGTAGGGCGTACCGTCTTGAGTACAGGCCTGAGGTAGGAGGAGCGAGGTGCCCGATCTCCTGGAACGCGTCCGCAAGGCGGTCGATGATGAGGAGCTGCTCGAACCTGGGGATCAGGTTCACGCAGCGATCGTGGTGATCCGCCCCGACCGGCCGGCGTCAGCCGACGATGGGGCCCGCGCCGTCCAGCTCGATTGGCCGGTCTCGACCCGTACCGCGCTCGCCCTGACCGACGACCGACTCGTCTTCCTCAGGACGGACGAGAACGGCGACCCCAGACAGATCGTCCACGTGCAGGCACTCGAGCAGGTCGAAGACCTCGTCCACGAGGAGACCGACGTCGGCGGCGTCCGGACCGTGGACCTGACGCTCGTGCTCGAGGACGGCTCGGTCATCCCCACCGAAGCGGTGGTAGAGGACGCCGATGGGGACGAGCTCGACCGCTTCGTGGGCTTGCTCGAGCAGCGACTCGCGAGCTGAGGCGCCGTCGTCGTATCAGCCGAGCTCGATGCCCAGCGTCGTCACGATCTGGCCAGTCTGCTCCATGACGCCGCTGAGCTCCTTGCCGGCCGAGATGTCGGCGATGTCGGCGTAACGCTCGGCGATCTCTTCGATGCTGGGCACCTTCTCGAACCCAACGCCCTGCCCCTCGACCAAGGCGACGCGGGAGTAGTAGCCACCGCCTGCGGAGAAGATGCGGCCCGTCTCGGTGTTCGTTTCCGACACCAGGTACGCCACCAGCGGGGAGACCCACTCGGGCTCGAGCTTGTCGAGCAGCTGTGGCGGCATCACGTCCTCGGTCATCCGCGACCTCGCCACCGGCGCGATCGCGTTGGCCAGGATGTTGTACTTGGCGCCCTCGATGGCCAGCGTCCGCGTGAGCCCGACCAGGCCCATCTTCGCGGCGGAGTAGTTGGTCTGGCCGAAGTTGCCGTACAGGCCTGACCCTGACGTGGTGTTGATGATGCGGCCGTAGTTGTTCTCGCGCATCGACTCCCACGCGGCGCGCGTCACGTGGAAGCCGCCGTAGAGGTGCACCTTGAGGACCATGTCGAGCTGATCCTCTTCGAGGTTCTTGAACGACACGTCGCGCAGGATCCCGGCGTTGTTGATGACGATGTCGACCCGACCCCAGGTGTCCAGGGCGGTCCTGACGATGTTCTCACCACCCTCCCAGGTGTGTACCCCGTCGTAGTTGGCGACCGCCTCGCCGCCGGCCTCGTTGATCTCGTCCACGACGGCGTCGGCCATGTCGGAGCCGAAGCCTTTCCCGTGGCGGTCACCTCCGAGGTCGTTGACGATGACCTTCGCGCCGCGGCTCGCGAGCAGCAGTGCGTGACTCCTGCCGAGCCCGCCCCCGGCCCCCGTCACGATCGCGATCCGACCCTCGTAGTTGATCTCCGCCACCTGCTACCTCCATCAGCGTCGTCCGGGGCCGAGCAGGCTAGCCACGGGGACGAGACGCCTTCACATCCGGGGTCGTCGGTAGCCTGCCCGTGGCCGGCCAGAGGACGCCTCCCGTGGAACCCCGCCCCGAACGCCCCGCCGGTGCCTTCGAGACCCTGGCGGTGCACGCCTCCACGGTTCTGCCCGAGGTCGCGCAACAACCGGTCGCGCCACCGATCTGGCCGGTCGCGACGTGGGCCACGACCCGTTCGGCGGAGGTGGGCGCGCTCCTCGAGGATCGCCTCGACGGCTACGTGTACGGGCGCTACGACAACCCCACGAACACGGCCCTGCACACCGCCGTGGCGGCTCTCCACTCGGCTCCCGCGGCGTGGTCCTTCGCGTCCGGTACCGCCGCCATCCACGCGGTCCTCGACAGTCAGCGTCGCGGCGGTCGCCTGCTCGTCACGAAGCGACTCTACGGTGGGACCTACGCCCTGCTGCATCGGCTGGCGGACGAAGCGGGATGGGGTGTGGATGCCATCGACCTGAGTGACCCGGCGAACGTCGACGCTGCGGTCACCGACGAGCACACGGTCCTGTACGCCGAGACGATGGCGAACCCCAGTACGCAGGTCGCGGATCTGGGTGCTCTCGCCGACCGTGCCCGTACGCACGGGCTGACCTTCATCGTGGACAACACGTTCGCCTCGCCGTGGCTGTGTCGGCCGCTGGAGCTGGGTGCTGACGTCGTGGTCGAGTCCGCGACCAAGTACCTCGGCGGGCACGGCGACGTCGTCGCCGGCGTCATCGCCGGCAGTGTCGACACGATCGCCGCGGCGCGCGAGGCCGGCTACGAGTTCGGGGGATCATTGGGACCGTTCGAGGCGTGGCTCGTCGCACGCGGGATCCAGACCCTCGCACTGCGGATGGAGCGGTCGTCACGGACCGCGCTGTCTTTGGCCGAGCACCTCGAGGGACGCCCCGGCGTGGTCTCGGTGGCCTACCCGACGCTGCCCTCTCACCCCCAGCACGATCTCGCGGTGAAGCAGTTCGCCGGTCGCGGCGGCGGCGGGATCGTGGCGGTCGACCTCGGCGATCGCCACGTCGCTGAACGCGTCGCCGACGCGTGCCGGGTCTTCCTCCGCGCCGCCTCGCTCGGTGGGACCCGGTCGCTCGTGCTCCACCCGGCGTCGACGAGCCACCGCCAACTGTCCGATGACGACCTCGTCGCGGCGGGAGTCGGGCCTGGTCTGCTGCGCTTGAGCGTCGGCATCGAGGACCTCGGCGACCTTCGCGCCGATCTCGACCACGCTCTGGCGACCGCCACGACCGGAGACGGACCAACGTGAAGCAGCGCGTTCTCATCCTGTACGGAGGCCGTTCGAGCGAGCACGAGGTCTCGTGCCTGTCGGCCCGATCCGTCCTCAACGCGATCGACCGTGACCGCTACGAGGTCGTGCCGGTGGGCATCACGCGCGCAGGCCGTTGGGTCCTCACCGATGGGACGATCGAACCGCGGCCGGGCCATCCGCTCCCCGAGGTCGAGGACGTCGGCGACACCGTCGCGCTCGTCCGCAGCCGGTCCGGGGCCAACCTCGTGAGGTTCGTGGGCGACGAAGTCGAGACCGTCGGGGCGATCGATGTCGCGTTCCCGGTGCTGCACGGGCCCTACGGAGAGGACGGCACCGTGCAGGGCCAACTCGCCACTGTCGACGTCCCCTACGTCGGAGCGGATGTGACCGCCAGTTCGGTCGGTATCGACAAGCGCGCGATGAAACTGGCGTTCAAGGCGCGGGGGCTACCTCAGGTCCCCTTCCTCGCGGTGCGCATCGAGCGTTGGCAGGCAGAGCGAGGTGCGCTCCTCGACGAGATCGAGGGAGCGATCGGCTACCCGCTGTTCACCAAGCCCGCCCGTCAGGGGTCCTCGATCGGCATCAGCAAGGTCGGCGATCGTGAGGAGCTCGCGTCGGGGCTAGAGGAGGCGTTCGGCTACGACCGTGTGGCGATCGTCGAGGAGGGTCTCGAGCACCCGCGTGAGGTCGAGGTCGCGGTCCTCGGCAACGACACGATCGAGGTCACGCCGCCGGGGGAGATCAAGCCGAGCCACGACTTCTACGACTTCGAGGCCAAGTACCTCGACGAGTCGGAGCTGATCGTCCCCGCCGAACTCGACGACGAGATGCTGAAGCGGATCGACGACATCGCCCGGCAGGCCTACGGGTCGATCGGCTGTCGCGGGATGGCTCGCATCGACTTCTTCGTGACGCGGGCGGGCGAGCTGTACCTCAACGAGATCAACACGATCCCGGGGTTCACACCGGCGTCGATGTTCCCGCGCCTGTGGCAGGCGCAGGGCGTGAGCTACCCCGAGCTCGTCGACCGCCTCCTCGAACTCGCCTTCGAGGCCGCCCAGGAGGACGCGCGCTACGCCCCTTGATACCCGATACGGGCGACGCCGCATCCGCGTCGTCGCCTGTTACAGATGCACGACGGGGCAGGTGAGGGTGCGGGTGATGCCGGGGATGGCCTGGATCTTCGATACGACCATCTTCCCCAGCTCGTCGACGTTGCCCGCCTCGGCGCGGACGATGACGTCGTAGGGGCCGGTTACGTCCTCGGCAGCGACGACGCCAGGGATGTCGTCCACCGCCTCGGCGACCGCGCCAGCCTTGCCGACCTCGGTCTGTATCAGGATGTACGCCGATACGGCCATGTTCGCTCCGTTCCACGACCGACCCGCGTCGATCGCCCGGTCGGCGAGCCTAGTCGCCGTCCCTCTACGCGGTCCGTGCTTGCTTCACTACCTCCGACGGAGGAGCCGTGTGGCCTCACCCGAGTTCGTCCTGCTGGAACTGCTGTCGCCGCTCCTCGACGGCGACGGACCTGGCGTGCCCGTCGGATACGGCGACGACGCGGCGGTCGTCGAGGTCGCCGGTACGCCGGTCGCGATCGCGGTCGACACCCTGGTCGCCGCGGTCCACTTCGACCTCGTCCTGTCGAGCTGGGAGGATGTCGGTTACAAGGCGCTCGCCGTTAACGTCAGCGATCTCGCGGCGGTGGGTGCCCAGTGCAGCGCCGCCGTCGTCTCGCTCCAGCGCCCCCCCGGTCTCGAGGACGCCGACGTGCTCGCGCTCTACCGCGGCCTGCGTGCCGCCGCCGACACGTGGCGCTGTCGCATCGTCGGGGGCGACACCGTCGGGGGACCGGTCGCAGCGGTCAGCGTCACCGCGGTCGGGGCGCTGCTGGGTCCGGAGCCGCTCCGCCGCGGTGCGGCGGAGGTCGGTGACGTCGTGCTGATCGTGGGAGAGCTCGGCGTCGCCGCTGCGGGGTTGGCGGCACACCGGGCGGGGCGCACCGACCTGCTCGAGGAGCATCCACTCGTCGCCGCAGCCCACCGACGCCCGCGGGCACTCCCCGAGGCTGGAGCAGCGCTCGCCGTTGCCGGAGCCAACGCGTGCATCGACGTCAGCGACGGTCTCGGCCGGGACGTGGGCCACATCGCCGCGGCATCGCAGGTCGGTGTCGTGCTGGATCCCGACCGGCTGCCCCTCCATCCTGACGTGGTGGCCGTGGCGGACGAACTCGACATAGATCCGGTCGATCTCGTCGTCGGTGGCGGTGACGACTACGCGCTCGTGGCCACGGTCCGACCTCACCGTCTCGCCCGTGTCGAGACCGCGTTGGAGGCCGCCGGGCTGCGGCCCCGTGTCGTGGGTGAGGTCGTCGAAGGTGAGGGGGTCCGGCTGGGCGACCGCGACGTGGTGCAGGCAGGCTGGGAACACGACGTGGAGGAACCGTGACCGCGACACCACCCCGTGCCCTGACGATCGCTGGGTCGGACTCCGGCGGGGGAGCCGGCATCCAGGCGGACCTGAAGACGTTCGAGGCTCTCGGCGTCTACGGCATGAGCGTGCTCACCGCGCTGACGGCCCAGAACACGGTCGGAGTCCAAGGGGTGCACGAGGTGCCACCCGACTTCGTCCGGCGACAGCTCGACAGCGTGGTGACCGACATCGGTGTGGACGCGGTGAAGGTCGGGATGCTCGCGAGCGCCCCGATCGTCGAGACCGTCGCCGCGGGCCTCGACGCGCACGACCTCACGATGGTCGTCCTCGACCCCGTCGCGGCGTCGAAGCATGGCGACGCGCTGTTGCGGCAGGACGCGGTCACCGCGCTGCGCGACGCGTTGGTCCCACGTGCGCTGGTGATCACGCCCAACGTGGGCGAGGTCGCACTGCTGACCGACGTCAAGGTGGAGACCGTCGACGACATGCCGCGCGCTGCCGAGGCACTGCTCGCGCTCGGACCGCGTTGGGTCGTCGTCAAGGGTGGTCACCTGCGCGACAACGAGGACGCCGTCGACCTGCTGACCGACGGCGACTCCTGGCACGAGATCCGCTCGGAACGACTCGACACCCGCGACACCCACGGGACCGGCTGCACCTTCAGCAGCGCCATCGCCGCCGAGCTAGCCAAGGGAGCAGATGTGGTCGCTGCGGTCACCGCAGCGAAGCGCTACCTCACGGGAGCGCTACGCCGAGGCGTGCGCATCGGACGCGGCATCGGGCCCGTCGACCACGCCTGGCAGCGTCGTGAGGACTGAGATCGCGGGGCTGCTCGTCCTGGTCGCGCTCACGGCGTGTGGGGGCGGGACGACTCCGTCGAGCTCTGGGGTCGGCACCGCGTCCGAGATCCCGCGGTCGCAGCAGGGTGTCGTCGACGTGACGGTCGAGGAGCGGGGCGGGATGTGCGCCGCTCCCGACGGCACCGGGACCGTCTGCGCGCGGACCGTCACGGTCACCAGCGACGGCACGGTGACCGTGGCCGACGCGACGACGACGAGTCCGGAACTCGTCGAGCAGGTCGAGCCTGACGTCGCGCCGGCACTGGCCGAGATCATCGAGAACGGCTTCAACGACCTCACCGCCGTCAAGTTCGAGGGCACCTGCCCCACCGCTATCGACGGCGTGGAGCGGACGATCACGGTGCGACGGCTCCCCGGCGGGCCCCAGGCCGCCATGGCGGACGCCGCCGTGATCGCGATCTCGTCCTGTCAGCACGACCTCGACACGCCCGCAGCACGACGGGTCCTCGACCGCTTCGATGAGGTCTGGGACGGCGCCGACCTACCCCGCCCCTGACCGCCGATCGACGCGACCGTCCGACGGAAACGCGCGTCCACGCGCGTTCTCGTCATCGCCGGGCCGCTCAGCCCCGACCAGTCCGACGGAAACGCGCATCCACGCGCGTTCTCGTCACCGCCGCCAGCTCCTTCGGACGCACGAGGCCACCGGTCGAGCAAGCCCCGCGACGTCTACGCTGGCTCGGCGGTCGAAGGGGGAGGTGCTGTGGCCGAGGTCCGGGTCCGGTTGGCTGACGTCGACGACCTGCCCGACGTCTGCGTAGCGACTGGCGAACCGACCTCGCAGCGTGCCCCGTTGCGGTTCCGGTGGGTGCCGGGGGCGCAGTGGCGATGGAACGTGATGGTCCTGCCGACGCCGCTGGCGGTGGCAGCAAACCGGCGCGACGCGCGCACGGCGACGGTCGTGCTGCCGGTCGCCCCGGAGGCGCTGACGCGACGTCAGCGGCTGGACCGGGGGTTCCGTGCCGCACTGTTCGTCGGTGCGGTGGTCTTGACCGCGTCGGTCGTGCTGGGCTCGAACGCCCTGCTGGGACTGTCCATGATCCCGGCGGGTGTGGCCCTGGTCCTGGGGGACCGTCACCGTCGGTCCCTGCTACTCGGCGAGGTCGACGACGAGGACGCGCTCATCCTGCGCCACGCCCACCCGGCGTTCGGTCGAGCGCTCGACCTCCGAGCTGATCAGATCGGAGACGTCAGCGGGACTTGACGGGAGGGCGCTGCACCTTGCCGGCCTTGAGGCAGGACGTGCAGACGTTCGCCTTCTGAACCCGTCCGTCCTTCCAGATGCGCAGGCGCTGCACGTTGGGGTCCCAGCGGCGTGACGAGCGGCGGTGGCTGTGGCTGACCTGCTTGCCGAACCAGGGGCTCTTGCCGCAGATGTCGCAGACGGACTTCATCGCAGACTCCCGCGAGTGATCGGGTGGTGGCGCCTCCGGGAACTCGCCCCGGCGCGGTGCGGCCGCCCCGTGCTCAAGTAGCGAAGCGGTAGCACGATCGCGCCGTGCTCAAGTAGCGAAGCGGTAGCACGATCGCGCCGTGCTCAAGTAGCGAAGCGGTAGCACGATCTCGGACGTCGGGGGCGGCCTCGGTCGGAGGATGGTAGCAGACCTCACCGGACGGCGACCCCTCAGCCCCGGTGTCGCCATCCCCGGGACGACGGGCGACGCGGCGCGCCACCAGAGGGGCGTCTAGCCTCAGGTTGCCAGCGGACGGGAGACGGCGTGAGCACCTCCGGACAGCTCGCAGAGGGGTCCTCGGTGCACGAGCGGCTGGACGGTCGGCGCATCCTGCTCACGGGTGTCACCGGCTTCGTGGGGCAGGCGCTGCTCGAACGTCTGCTGTCCTACCTGCCGCGGGCGCGCCTCGTGCTGCTGGTCCGCCCGGTTCCGGGGGCCTCGGGACGTGACCGCGTCGCGGATCTGCTGACCAAGCCGGTGTTCGACCGCCTGCGCGCGGGCCTCGGCGACGGTGGCGCGCAGCGGATCCTGGATCAGCGGATCGACGTGATCGAGGCCGATCTGACCGAGGCCGTCCCGGCGCTGCCCGACGACCTCGACGTGGTGGTCCACCTCGCCGGGACCGTCTCGTTCGACCCGCCCATCGACGTCGCGTTCCAGATCAACCTGCTCGGAACCCGCCGCTTGCACGAGGCGCTGCGCGCGTCCGGGAGCGAACCCCACGTCGTGCACGTGTCCACGGCCTACGTCGCCGGCCTGGCCAAGGGCGTCGTGCCGGAGGCACCGCTCCAGCACGACGTCGACTGGCGCGTCGAGGCCGACGCGGCGCTGGCAGCGCGGACCGCCACCGAGCAGACGTCGCGGGGCCCCGACCTGCTCGAACGACTCCTCGACGATGCCAACGTCGCCCACAGCCGTGCCGGCCCCAGGACGGTCGCCCGATCGGCGGAGCAACGCCGCGGCGCGTGGGTCCACGACCGGCTCGTCGCTCAGGGTCGCCAACGAGCCCGCAGCCTCGGCTGGCCGGACGTCTACACGTTCAGCAAGGCGCTCGGCGAGCGCTGTGCGGAGGACCTGCACGGTGACTTGCCGCTGTCCATCGTGCGACCGTCCATCATCGAGAGCGCCCTCAGGCATCCACGGCCAGGCTGGATCGAAGGCTTCAAGATGGCCGAGCCGATCATCCTCGGCTACGGGCGCGGGGACATCCCGGATTTCCCCGGGGTCCGCGATGCGGTGATCGACATCATCCCGGTCGACCTGGTGGTCAACGCGCTGGTGGCGATCGCCGCCCACCCACCCGCCGCCGGGGACCGGCTCCACTACCACGTCTCGTCGGGCGCCCGCAACCCGCTGACGTTCGACGAGCTCTACGAGCTGGTCCGCGGCTACTTCGCGCGGGAGCCGTTCGTGCACCCGCGCGAGGGGGAGATCGCCCCGCCGGACTGGCGCTTCCGTGGCAGCCGACGGGTCATGCGGATGCTCGAGGTCGCGGAGAAGGGCGTGGACGTCGCCGACCGGCTGGTCGCGCGGCTGCCGCGTTCCGACCGCACCCGCTCCGCCGCCCGTGGCCTCGACCGGCAGCGACGGCGACTGGAGTTCGTCCGCCGCTACGCCGACATCTACGGCCCCTACGCCGAGCTGGAGGTCCTCTACGCCGACGACCGTACGCACGCGCTGTTCCGCTCGATCACCGAGCGCGACCGCCGGGACCTCCCCTTCGACGCCGCCGCGATCGACTGGCCGCACTACCTCCAGGAGGTCCACTGTCCCAGCGTCACCGCGAACCTGCGCCAGCCGCACGTCCCCCGCCAGCGGACCGACGTCGCCGCCAACGGCCTCCCCAGCCGGGCCGACGTGGTGGCGGTGTTCGACCTGGACGGCACGATCGTCGACACGAACGTCATCGAGTCGTACCTGTGGCTGCGGCTGGCCGAGCGGGGCGGCGCATGGATGGGCGAGATGGCGTCCCTGCTGCGCTCGCTGCCGCGCTACGTGGCGGCCGAGCGGCGGACGCGCGAGTCGTTCCTGCGTTCGTTCTACCAGCGCTACGAAGGGGCGGACCTCGAGGGACTGCGTCGCCTGGTCGACGAGCACGTCACCCCGGTCGTCCTCGGGCGGAGCGCCCCGGCCGCGCTGCGGCGCGTGCGCGAGCACCGTACCGCGGGACATCGGACGGTCCTGCTCACCGGCGCGATCGACCTGCTCACCCGGCCGATCGCGGCGCTGTTCGACGAGATCGTCGCGGCGGAACTCGCCACCGACGAACGGGGCGTCTGCACCGGGAACCTGGCGACCCTGCCGCTCGTCGGCGAGGCGCGCGCCGCGTGGTTGCGTCGCTACGCCCACCGGATGGGGCTGGACCTGGACGCGTCGTACGCGTACGCCGATAGCCACTCCGACGTGCCACTACTGGAGGCGGTGGGCAACCCGGTGGCCGTGAACCCGGACGTGGCCCTGTTCCGCGCGGCCCGGTCTGCTCGTCCCCGCTGGACGGTGGAGGAGTGGCGGCTGGTCGACGAGACGCCGCGCGTGCTGGCCTCGACCGCCGCGCCACGGCGAGGCCACGCGTGAGGATCCAGGCCCTGGAGCTGTACCGGTCCGTGCCGCGGTACGTCGCGGCCCGCGTGGTCGGGTCTCGACTGCCTGGCCTGTTGGCTGGTCCCGTCGCCCCGCTCAGGCTGGTCACGAACGACGAGCCGCGCCCGCTGGGTCCGGGTTGGACCCGGGTCCGGCCGCGGCTGGCGGGGATCTGCGGATCCGACCTGGCGACCATCGCGGGGCGGTCATCGTTCTACTTCTCCCCGCTGGTGTCCCTGCCGTTCGTACCCGGGCACGAGGTCGTCGGTGAGGTCATCGACGACGTCGATGACCTCCCTCCCGGCACCCGCGTGGTCCTCGACCCGATCCTGGCGTGCGCTGCACGCGGCCTCGACCCCTGCAGCGCCTGCGTCACCGGGCGGCACGACCGCTGCGACCACATCACCGTCGGACACGTGTCGCCGGGCCTACAGACCGGCTACTGCGCCGATACGGGGGGCGGCTGGAGCCGCATGTTCGTCGCCCACCGCTCCCAGCTCCACCCCATCCCCGACGAACTGCCGGACGAGCGGGCGGTGCTGGTCGAGCCACTGGCCTGTGCGGTGCACGCCGCCGAGCGCGCCCAGGTCGACGACACGGCCGACGTACTGCTCGTCGGTGCTGGGACGGTCGGTCTGTTCACCCTGCTGGCGCTGCGGGCGTTCACCCCAGCGGGGCGGATCACCGTGGTGGCCAAGCACCGCAGACAGGCCGAGCTCGCCCGCCGGTTCGGCGCCACCGAGGTGGTCTCTCCAGGCGAGGTGGTCGGTGCGGTGCGGCGCGCGACGCGGGCGCTCCGGCTCGACCCCGAGCGCGGCGGCGGCTTCCTGCTCGGCGGGGTCGACGTCGCGATCGACTGCGTCGGTTCGAGGACCAGCCTCGACACCGCCCTGCGTACGGTCCGCAGCGGCGGACGGGTGGTCCTCGCCGGCCTGCCGACGGAAGGGGCGGATCTCACCCCTGCCTGGTTCCGCGAGTTGGAGATCGTCGGCGCCTACGCGAGCACGGCGAACCCCGTCGGCGGGCTTCACGCGTCGACGTTCGACGCAGCCGTCGGGCTGGCCACCGATGCTGCGCTGGGCGACGCCGTCGGTGCCACCTACCGGCTGCCCGCGTGGCGTGAGGCCATCGATCACGCCCTGTCCGCCGGCTCGTTGGGGACGATCAAGGTCGCTTTCGACCTGCGCGATCACCGCGGTGAGGAGGACGCCTGATGAGCTATCGAACATCACCCCCCAGGCCGGCAACGCCGGCCCCTCCCCCCTTGAGGGGGGAGGCATGACCCGTCCCGGTTTCGTCCTGGAGGTCGACGAGCGCACGCCTCCGCTGCTCGTCCACGAAGGCGAGGGGTTCCGACTGGAGGACTTCCCGCTCGGGACCCGGGTGGTCTACCCGCCGGATCCTCTGCCCGGCGTACGCGATCTCGATGCCGCCATCGAGGATGCGTTGCTCCGCCCTCACGGCTCCGAGCCCCTGCCGGAGCTGCTCCGCGCGGGCATGCGTCTGACCATCGCCTTCGATGACCTGTCCCTGCCGCTGCCGCCGATGCGGACGCCCGACATCCGCCAGCGCATCATCGAGCACGTCCTCGAACACGCGGCACATGCTGGCGTCGACGACGTCGAGCTGGTCGCCGCCAACGCCCTGCACCGGCGGATGACCCCTGACGAGCTCGAGCGGCTCCTCGGCGAGCGTGTGTTCCGGTCGTTCTGGCCCGACCGGCTGCGCAACTTCGACGCCGAGGATCCCGACGATCTGGAGTTCATCGGCACCACCGATCGGGACGAGGAGGTCGAGATCTGCCGACGGGCGGCCACCTCGGACCTTCTCGTCTACGTGAACATCAACCTGGTCGCGATGGACGGCGGCCACAAGTCCGTCCCGGTCGGCCTGGCCGGCTACCGCAGCCTGCGCCACCACCACAACGTCGACACGATGCTGCACTCGACCAGCTACATGGACCCACCGAACTCGGCGCTGCACAGCTCGGCGGGGCGGATGGGCCGGCTGCTGGCCGACCACCTGCGGATCTTCACGATCGAGACGACCCTCAACAACGAGACCTTCCCCGAACCGCTGGGCTTCCTCAACGGCCGGGAGTGGGAGTGGTCGTTGAAGGACCAGGCCACGATGCTGGCGGTCCGCCGGGGCCTGGACGTGATGCCCCGCTGGGCCCGCAGGAAGGTGTTCCACGCCACCGCGGCCCCGTACGGGGTCACCGGTATCAACGCCGGCGAGACCGAGGCCGTCCACGAACGCACCCTGGTCAACGTCCACCGCCAGCAGCTGGTCGAGGTCGACGGGCAGTCCGACGTGCTGGTCACCGGCGTGCCGTACGTCGGCCCCTACAACGTGAACTCGATCATGAACCCGATCCTGGCGATGTGCCTGGGGCTGGGTTACTTCTTCAACATGTACCGGGGCCGGCCGCTGGTGCGACCCGGCGGGGCGATGATCCTGTACCACCCGGTGGCCCGGGAGTTCCACCAGGTCCACCACCCCAGCTACATCGACTTCTTCGAGGAGGTGCTGGCCGAGAGCACCGACCCGGCCACGATCGAGAAGAAGTTCGAGCAGCGGTACGCGACCGACCCCTGGTACATCCACCTGTACCGGACCTCGTACGCCTACCACGGCGTCCACCCGTTCTACATGTGGTACTGGGGGGCGCACGCGCTGGACCACCTGCGAGATGTCGTCTGGGTCGGCGCCGACCGGCGCAGCGTCGAGCGGATGGGGTTCCAGGCGGCCTCGACGCTGTCGGACGCTCTCGAGATGGTCAGCGGGTCGGTCGGTCGCCACCCGACGATCACCTACCTCCACTCGCCGCCCCTCGCGCTGGCGGAGGTGCGCTGATGCCCTCCCTGCGACGGGACCTCGAGCA belongs to Actinomycetota bacterium and includes:
- a CDS encoding SDR family oxidoreductase, with the protein product MNYEGRIAIVTGAGGGLGRSHALLLASRGAKVIVNDLGGDRHGKGFGSDMADAVVDEINEAGGEAVANYDGVHTWEGGENIVRTALDTWGRVDIVINNAGILRDVSFKNLEEDQLDMVLKVHLYGGFHVTRAAWESMRENNYGRIINTTSGSGLYGNFGQTNYSAAKMGLVGLTRTLAIEGAKYNILANAIAPVARSRMTEDVMPPQLLDKLEPEWVSPLVAYLVSETNTETGRIFSAGGGYYSRVALVEGQGVGFEKVPSIEEIAERYADIADISAGKELSGVMEQTGQIVTTLGIELG
- a CDS encoding aminotransferase class I/II-fold pyridoxal phosphate-dependent enzyme, with the protein product MEPRPERPAGAFETLAVHASTVLPEVAQQPVAPPIWPVATWATTRSAEVGALLEDRLDGYVYGRYDNPTNTALHTAVAALHSAPAAWSFASGTAAIHAVLDSQRRGGRLLVTKRLYGGTYALLHRLADEAGWGVDAIDLSDPANVDAAVTDEHTVLYAETMANPSTQVADLGALADRARTHGLTFIVDNTFASPWLCRPLELGADVVVESATKYLGGHGDVVAGVIAGSVDTIAAAREAGYEFGGSLGPFEAWLVARGIQTLALRMERSSRTALSLAEHLEGRPGVVSVAYPTLPSHPQHDLAVKQFAGRGGGGIVAVDLGDRHVAERVADACRVFLRAASLGGTRSLVLHPASTSHRQLSDDDLVAAGVGPGLLRLSVGIEDLGDLRADLDHALATATTGDGPT
- a CDS encoding D-alanine--D-alanine ligase, with product MKQRVLILYGGRSSEHEVSCLSARSVLNAIDRDRYEVVPVGITRAGRWVLTDGTIEPRPGHPLPEVEDVGDTVALVRSRSGANLVRFVGDEVETVGAIDVAFPVLHGPYGEDGTVQGQLATVDVPYVGADVTASSVGIDKRAMKLAFKARGLPQVPFLAVRIERWQAERGALLDEIEGAIGYPLFTKPARQGSSIGISKVGDREELASGLEEAFGYDRVAIVEEGLEHPREVEVAVLGNDTIEVTPPGEIKPSHDFYDFEAKYLDESELIVPAELDDEMLKRIDDIARQAYGSIGCRGMARIDFFVTRAGELYLNEINTIPGFTPASMFPRLWQAQGVSYPELVDRLLELAFEAAQEDARYAP
- a CDS encoding Lrp/AsnC ligand binding domain-containing protein, translated to MAVSAYILIQTEVGKAGAVAEAVDDIPGVVAAEDVTGPYDVIVRAEAGNVDELGKMVVSKIQAIPGITRTLTCPVVHL
- the thiL gene encoding thiamine-phosphate kinase — translated: MASPEFVLLELLSPLLDGDGPGVPVGYGDDAAVVEVAGTPVAIAVDTLVAAVHFDLVLSSWEDVGYKALAVNVSDLAAVGAQCSAAVVSLQRPPGLEDADVLALYRGLRAAADTWRCRIVGGDTVGGPVAAVSVTAVGALLGPEPLRRGAAEVGDVVLIVGELGVAAAGLAAHRAGRTDLLEEHPLVAAAHRRPRALPEAGAALAVAGANACIDVSDGLGRDVGHIAAASQVGVVLDPDRLPLHPDVVAVADELDIDPVDLVVGGGDDYALVATVRPHRLARVETALEAAGLRPRVVGEVVEGEGVRLGDRDVVQAGWEHDVEEP
- the thiD gene encoding bifunctional hydroxymethylpyrimidine kinase/phosphomethylpyrimidine kinase, which codes for MTATPPRALTIAGSDSGGGAGIQADLKTFEALGVYGMSVLTALTAQNTVGVQGVHEVPPDFVRRQLDSVVTDIGVDAVKVGMLASAPIVETVAAGLDAHDLTMVVLDPVAASKHGDALLRQDAVTALRDALVPRALVITPNVGEVALLTDVKVETVDDMPRAAEALLALGPRWVVVKGGHLRDNEDAVDLLTDGDSWHEIRSERLDTRDTHGTGCTFSSAIAAELAKGADVVAAVTAAKRYLTGALRRGVRIGRGIGPVDHAWQRRED
- the rpmB gene encoding 50S ribosomal protein L28, whose product is MKSVCDICGKSPWFGKQVSHSHRRSSRRWDPNVQRLRIWKDGRVQKANVCTSCLKAGKVQRPPVKSR